In Synergistaceae bacterium, one DNA window encodes the following:
- a CDS encoding metallophosphoesterase → MEKGMHLGLYRRYILGIRMPPNIERFRGKAILHFSDTPSTFYGAMRHIIALLNPLYIVHTGDLADEIKLELHPGELPLYKKKLVELVRVLSPVQGDRVVIVIGNHDHEESVRGLFPGGQVLDGRGRVDLLGMELNLSHTREDLLMPLSRFNLFGHSCPLDEQGDKENILLNGLHAVHALHVESGEVLSIAYPAYVDDARFNRKKIGL, encoded by the coding sequence ATGGAAAAGGGTATGCACCTCGGTCTTTACAGGAGGTATATTTTAGGCATCAGGATGCCGCCGAATATAGAGCGGTTCAGAGGAAAGGCGATACTGCATTTTTCCGACACGCCCTCGACTTTTTACGGCGCTATGCGGCACATCATCGCCCTGCTGAACCCCCTGTACATAGTTCACACGGGCGACCTGGCCGACGAGATAAAGCTCGAGCTGCACCCGGGGGAGCTTCCCCTCTACAAAAAGAAGCTGGTGGAGCTCGTCCGGGTTCTCTCCCCGGTCCAAGGGGACCGGGTCGTCATAGTGATCGGAAATCACGACCACGAGGAGAGCGTGCGCGGCCTCTTCCCGGGCGGGCAAGTGCTCGATGGGAGGGGCAGGGTCGACCTGCTCGGCATGGAGCTGAACCTGAGCCACACGAGAGAGGACCTGCTGATGCCGTTGTCGCGTTTCAACCTGTTCGGGCACTCCTGTCCGCTGGACGAACAGGGAGACAAGGAGAACATCCTTCTCAACGGGTTGCACGCGGTTCACGCCCTTCACGTGGAGTCGGGGGAGGTTTTGTCGATCGCCTACCCGGCGTATGTCGACGACGCGCGTTTCAACAGGAAGAAGATAGGTCTATAA